A stretch of Paenibacillus peoriae DNA encodes these proteins:
- a CDS encoding GNAT family N-acetyltransferase, with protein sequence MIRKRSSQDDNIIFRLIEQELVPLSHLSAQEMEQIRKELPRRLNRGITFVACRPDNAQVVGFIHVMLHGELLYIDLIAISSAHQGMRYGKKLLEHAEHYGRLRRCKRAKVMVDEDNIRGIHFYLRHQYQMLRYVALSRCHELEKLL encoded by the coding sequence ATGATTCGAAAACGCAGCTCTCAAGATGACAACATCATCTTTCGTCTAATCGAGCAAGAGCTTGTCCCCCTATCACATTTAAGTGCCCAGGAAATGGAACAAATACGCAAAGAATTACCCCGGCGCTTAAACCGGGGCATCACTTTTGTAGCTTGCAGACCGGATAATGCACAGGTTGTTGGCTTCATTCATGTTATGCTGCATGGCGAACTATTATACATTGATTTGATCGCAATCTCTTCGGCTCATCAAGGTATGCGATACGGAAAAAAACTGCTTGAGCATGCCGAACACTACGGACGACTGCGTCGCTGCAAGCGGGCTAAAGTGATGGTGGATGAAGACAATATCAGGGGGATCCACTTTTATCTGCGTCATCAATATCAAATGCTGCGATACGTAGCTTTGAGCCGATGCCACGAACTCGAAAAGTTACTGTAA
- the ilvC gene encoding ketol-acid reductoisomerase, whose product MAVTTYYEKDAELSVLKGKTVAVIGYGSQGHAQAQNLRDSGVNVVIGLREGKSADVARNDGFEVLNVADATSRADVVQILLPDETQASVYKNEIEPNLKKGAALLFSHGFNVHFGQIVAPKDSDVLLVAPKSPGHMVRRTYVEGFGVPGLIAIEQDATGQAKEIGLAYAKGIGCTRAGVIETSFREETETDLFGEQAVLCGGVSALVKAGFETLTEAGYAPEMAYFECLHELKLIVDLMYEGGLATMRDSISNTAEYGDYVTGPRVVTEDTKKAMKDVLTDIQQGKFARDFILENQSGRAFLTATRRNEANHPIEVVGGQLREMMHWIKK is encoded by the coding sequence ATGGCAGTTACAACGTACTACGAAAAAGATGCAGAACTCAGCGTATTGAAAGGAAAGACAGTGGCCGTTATCGGTTACGGTAGCCAAGGGCATGCTCAAGCACAAAACTTGCGTGACAGTGGTGTGAATGTTGTTATTGGTTTGCGTGAAGGCAAATCGGCTGATGTCGCAAGAAACGACGGTTTTGAAGTTCTGAACGTAGCTGATGCAACAAGCCGTGCAGATGTGGTTCAAATTTTGTTACCTGATGAAACTCAAGCTTCTGTGTACAAAAATGAAATTGAACCTAACCTGAAAAAAGGCGCAGCTCTTTTGTTCTCCCATGGTTTTAACGTTCATTTTGGACAAATCGTAGCTCCTAAAGATAGCGATGTATTGCTGGTTGCTCCAAAATCCCCAGGACATATGGTACGTCGTACTTATGTAGAAGGGTTTGGAGTACCGGGGCTGATCGCAATTGAGCAGGACGCAACGGGTCAGGCCAAAGAAATCGGACTTGCTTACGCAAAAGGCATTGGCTGTACACGTGCGGGCGTAATTGAAACCTCCTTCCGTGAAGAAACGGAGACGGATCTGTTCGGTGAGCAGGCGGTATTGTGTGGCGGCGTGAGCGCACTTGTAAAAGCGGGCTTTGAAACATTGACTGAAGCAGGTTATGCTCCTGAGATGGCATACTTTGAATGTTTGCATGAGCTTAAGCTGATCGTTGACTTGATGTATGAAGGTGGATTGGCAACGATGCGTGATTCCATCAGTAATACAGCGGAATATGGCGATTATGTAACTGGACCACGTGTGGTAACGGAAGATACGAAGAAAGCCATGAAGGATGTGTTGACTGACATTCAACAAGGTAAATTTGCTCGTGACTTCATCCTTGAAAATCAATCTGGACGTGCATTCCTGACGGCTACTCGTCGTAATGAAGCTAACCATCCGATTGAAGTGGTGGGCGGACAATTGCGTGAAATGATGCATTGGATCAAAAAGTAA
- a CDS encoding ABC transporter permease: MSWLTLGELIHTTLVFATAIIFASLGGVFSEKSGVTNLGLEGLMVFGAFAAGVGGFYAEQAGLGGTSAAWVGVLSAAVFGILVSLIHAVASITFKADQVISGIVINFLAAGSTLYMVKLLFEGDGDTGRIQGFNEISIPYLVDIPIAGKAFFQAYPTTYLAILLVIIGYFTLYKTPFGLRLRSVGEHPGAADTVGIKVNRLRYIGVMISGALAGIGGATITLTTTNMFSHNTVSGQGYIAIAAMIFGKWNPLGAFGAAVFFGFSQAIRNYVQLFAWSQSIPQEIIFMLPYLLTIIVLVAAVGRSRAPAALGQLYDPSKR; this comes from the coding sequence ATGAGTTGGTTAACACTTGGTGAATTAATCCATACAACGCTCGTTTTTGCGACGGCGATTATTTTTGCGTCTCTCGGCGGAGTTTTTTCAGAAAAATCCGGTGTGACGAACCTTGGGTTGGAAGGACTTATGGTATTTGGAGCGTTCGCAGCGGGTGTTGGCGGATTTTATGCCGAGCAAGCTGGATTAGGAGGCACCTCTGCGGCTTGGGTAGGTGTGTTGTCAGCTGCGGTGTTCGGTATTCTGGTTTCGCTAATTCATGCTGTAGCCTCTATTACTTTTAAAGCTGATCAGGTAATAAGTGGTATAGTTATTAACTTTCTGGCAGCGGGCAGTACACTGTATATGGTCAAGCTTTTATTTGAGGGTGATGGTGACACCGGTCGGATTCAGGGTTTCAACGAAATATCCATCCCTTACCTTGTGGATATCCCGATTGCAGGAAAAGCCTTTTTCCAAGCCTACCCAACAACATATTTAGCCATTCTATTAGTTATTATTGGCTATTTTACTTTGTATAAAACACCGTTTGGCTTGCGTTTGCGTTCCGTTGGGGAGCATCCAGGAGCGGCCGATACCGTGGGAATTAAAGTAAATCGTCTTCGTTATATTGGTGTGATGATTAGTGGGGCGTTGGCTGGGATTGGTGGAGCTACAATCACTCTGACTACAACCAACATGTTCTCACACAATACAGTTTCGGGGCAGGGATATATTGCTATTGCCGCTATGATTTTCGGTAAATGGAATCCGCTCGGTGCTTTTGGCGCAGCAGTGTTTTTTGGTTTTTCACAAGCCATTCGCAACTATGTGCAGCTGTTCGCATGGTCACAAAGTATTCCCCAGGAAATTATTTTTATGTTGCCGTATCTCCTGACGATTATTGTACTGGTAGCGGCTGTCGGACGTTCACGCGCTCCGGCCGCTTTGGGTCAACTTTATGATCCAAGCAAGCGTTAA
- the ilvN gene encoding acetolactate synthase small subunit, protein MTTKNTIAVLVNDQPGVLQRVSGLFGRRGFNIESITVGQSEEVGLSRMVIVTVGDENNLEQIEKQLYKLVDVIKVIDLSSKPMVARELAMIKVKAEPPQRPEIMGVVETFRAAVIDVGTTSLIVQVIGDTEKIDAMIELLKPYGIRELTRTGVTAMIRGNA, encoded by the coding sequence ATGACAACAAAAAATACCATTGCTGTACTGGTAAATGATCAACCCGGCGTTTTGCAACGTGTGTCCGGCCTGTTCGGTCGCCGCGGCTTTAACATTGAGAGCATAACTGTGGGACAATCGGAAGAAGTTGGATTATCCCGTATGGTCATTGTGACTGTAGGGGATGAGAACAACCTAGAGCAGATTGAAAAGCAGCTTTACAAGCTGGTTGATGTGATCAAGGTCATCGATCTCAGTTCCAAACCAATGGTAGCCCGGGAATTGGCGATGATAAAGGTAAAGGCAGAACCGCCTCAACGGCCAGAGATTATGGGCGTGGTAGAAACATTCAGAGCAGCTGTAATTGATGTTGGAACGACGAGTTTGATTGTACAGGTCATTGGCGATACAGAAAAAATTGATGCCATGATCGAGTTGTTGAAGCCTTACGGTATTCGGGAGTTGACTCGAACCGGGGTTACAGCTATGATACGTGGCAATGCTTAA
- the ilvB gene encoding biosynthetic-type acetolactate synthase large subunit has protein sequence MSAQIPEVRSTNELREKWMKPEVITGSEILLRSLLLEGVDCVFGYPGGAVLYIYDAMYGFKDFKHVLTRHEQGAIHAADGYARASGKVGVCIATSGPGATNLVTGIATAFMDSVPLVVITGNVVSSLIGTDAFQEADITGITMPITKHSYLVRDVEDLPRIIHEAFHIANTGRKGPVLIDIPKDISAAQTLFVPQTEPVTMRGYNPKVLPNKIQLDKLTQAISEAERPFILAGGGVVYSGGHEALYEFVRKTEIPITTTLLGLGGFPSGHELWTGMPGMHGTYTSNQAIQQSDLLICIGARFDDRVTGKLDGFAPQAKIVHIDIDPAEIGKNVAADIPIVGDVKAVLELLNQDVKRADLADAWRAQIQHWKNEKPYSYKDSETVLKPQWVVELLDETTKGGAIVTTDVGQHQMWAAQYYKFNQPRSWVTSGGLGTMGFGFPSAIGAQMANPDRLVISINGDGGMQMCSQELAICAINNIPVKIVIINNQVLGMVRQWQELIYNNRYSHIDLAGSPDFVKLAEAYGVKGLRATNKEEARRAWQEALDTPGPVVVEFVVSKEENVYPMVTQGSTIDQMLMGDE, from the coding sequence ATGAGTGCACAAATTCCTGAAGTTAGGTCAACCAATGAATTACGTGAAAAGTGGATGAAGCCTGAAGTGATTACAGGTTCGGAAATTTTACTCCGTAGCCTGTTGCTGGAGGGAGTAGATTGTGTCTTCGGATATCCTGGTGGTGCAGTGTTATATATCTATGATGCCATGTATGGCTTTAAGGATTTCAAGCATGTCCTCACTCGTCACGAACAAGGAGCTATTCATGCGGCAGATGGTTATGCACGGGCGAGCGGTAAAGTGGGCGTCTGTATTGCGACTTCCGGACCTGGAGCGACAAACCTGGTAACTGGTATTGCGACGGCTTTTATGGATTCGGTGCCGTTGGTGGTCATCACGGGTAACGTTGTATCTTCCCTGATCGGTACGGATGCTTTCCAGGAAGCCGATATTACGGGAATTACAATGCCGATTACGAAACATAGCTATCTGGTAAGAGATGTAGAGGATCTACCGCGAATCATCCATGAGGCATTTCATATTGCCAACACAGGGCGCAAGGGACCGGTACTGATTGATATTCCGAAGGATATTTCTGCAGCCCAGACGTTGTTTGTCCCACAAACGGAACCTGTGACCATGCGGGGTTATAACCCGAAAGTGTTGCCCAACAAAATTCAACTAGACAAGCTAACTCAAGCTATTTCCGAAGCAGAACGTCCATTCATTCTGGCAGGTGGAGGAGTTGTATACTCCGGTGGACATGAAGCACTTTACGAGTTTGTTCGTAAAACGGAAATTCCTATCACGACAACATTGCTCGGATTGGGTGGTTTCCCAAGTGGACATGAACTGTGGACGGGGATGCCGGGGATGCATGGAACATACACCTCCAATCAGGCGATTCAACAGTCTGATCTGTTGATCTGTATCGGAGCCCGCTTCGATGATCGGGTAACAGGCAAGTTGGATGGGTTTGCTCCTCAAGCTAAAATCGTCCACATTGATATCGACCCTGCTGAAATCGGAAAAAATGTTGCAGCGGATATTCCTATCGTGGGTGACGTGAAGGCAGTGCTGGAATTGCTGAATCAGGATGTGAAACGTGCGGACCTGGCAGATGCATGGAGAGCGCAAATTCAGCATTGGAAGAATGAGAAACCTTATTCTTATAAGGATTCTGAAACGGTGCTTAAACCACAATGGGTTGTTGAGTTGTTGGATGAAACGACCAAGGGTGGTGCAATCGTAACGACAGACGTGGGACAGCATCAAATGTGGGCAGCGCAGTATTACAAATTCAATCAGCCACGCTCATGGGTCACCTCTGGTGGACTCGGTACGATGGGATTTGGTTTCCCTTCTGCAATCGGTGCTCAAATGGCCAATCCCGACAGATTGGTAATATCGATTAACGGGGACGGCGGTATGCAGATGTGTTCGCAGGAATTAGCCATCTGTGCAATCAATAACATTCCGGTTAAAATCGTAATTATCAACAACCAGGTGCTTGGAATGGTTCGCCAATGGCAGGAATTGATCTATAACAATCGGTATAGTCACATTGACCTGGCGGGAAGTCCGGATTTTGTGAAACTTGCCGAAGCATACGGTGTCAAAGGGCTGCGTGCTACGAATAAGGAAGAGGCACGTCGGGCTTGGCAGGAGGCGCTTGATACACCCGGACCGGTCGTTGTCGAGTTTGTAGTCAGCAAGGAAGAGAACGTATATCCAATGGTGACGCAAGGTTCGACAATTGATCAAATGCTGATGGGGGACGAGTAA
- a CDS encoding ABC transporter permease, whose translation MANLLKIFTKDSFVLALVSIILGLLLGAIVMLIGGYDPIVAYSALFSRVYGDSYNFGEAIREMTPLILTGLAFAFAARAGLFNIGGEGQFLVGMTAASIVGIKLHGLPAIIHAPLAVIAGAVFGGLWAAIAGYLKAKRGVNEVITCIMMNWIGLYLANLVINQFALMEGENRSVDIQPSASISIEWLSQMMGNARVHWGTVIAVLAAVFFYIFMWKTKQGYELRAVGFNQDASRYAGMNVNRNIIKAMFISGVFAGLAGAFEVLGVFHYQSVMAGSPGTGFDGIAVALIGMNNPFGVLLGSVLFGTLTYGSAGMSFSADVPPEIIRVVIGSIIFFIAAQGIVRWVVRPLYSKRKKEKVL comes from the coding sequence ATGGCTAATCTATTGAAAATATTCACAAAAGACTCCTTTGTACTGGCGCTGGTCTCTATTATTTTGGGTCTCCTTCTGGGTGCTATCGTGATGCTGATTGGCGGGTATGACCCTATTGTGGCCTATTCTGCTTTGTTTAGCCGTGTATACGGAGATTCTTATAACTTTGGAGAGGCTATCCGCGAGATGACTCCGCTGATTTTGACGGGGTTGGCATTTGCTTTTGCGGCCCGCGCCGGATTGTTTAACATCGGCGGCGAAGGTCAGTTTCTGGTAGGTATGACAGCTGCTTCGATTGTGGGCATTAAACTCCATGGGTTGCCAGCTATCATTCATGCACCTTTGGCTGTGATTGCAGGTGCAGTTTTCGGAGGTCTGTGGGCTGCGATTGCTGGCTATTTGAAGGCCAAACGAGGCGTGAATGAAGTTATTACATGTATTATGATGAACTGGATCGGCCTGTATTTGGCTAATTTGGTGATCAATCAGTTCGCACTTATGGAAGGTGAGAATCGTTCTGTGGATATTCAGCCTTCTGCTTCAATTTCCATCGAATGGCTGTCCCAGATGATGGGGAATGCTCGGGTACATTGGGGTACGGTTATTGCTGTGCTGGCAGCAGTCTTTTTCTACATTTTCATGTGGAAAACAAAGCAGGGCTATGAGCTGCGGGCTGTCGGATTTAATCAGGATGCATCCCGTTATGCAGGTATGAATGTAAATCGTAATATTATAAAAGCGATGTTCATTAGTGGAGTTTTTGCCGGATTGGCAGGCGCCTTTGAAGTGCTGGGAGTATTCCATTATCAATCTGTCATGGCAGGATCACCGGGAACGGGTTTTGACGGTATCGCTGTAGCTCTGATTGGGATGAATAACCCATTTGGTGTGCTGCTTGGTTCTGTTTTGTTCGGAACGCTTACGTATGGTTCTGCGGGGATGAGCTTTAGCGCAGATGTACCGCCCGAAATTATCCGGGTTGTCATTGGCTCGATTATTTTCTTCATTGCGGCCCAAGGTATTGTACGTTGGGTTGTGAGGCCGCTCTACTCCAAGCGGAAGAAAGAGAAGGTGTTGTAA